Part of the Burkholderia humptydooensis genome, CGCGACAGCTCGACGAGCGGCCGCAGCCTCGCGTACTGCGCGGCGAACGCGGCGGGCTCGCGCAGCGCGTCGAGGCGGCGCGTGAAGCGCCGCAGCGCGCCGTCGAGGCCCGGCTTGTAGACGACGCCGCTCTTCTGCGCGCGCCGCTCGCGCATGAAGGTCGGGCCGAACCAGACGTCGAGCGGGGTCGGCAGCAGCGTGCCGCCCTGGCCGTAGGTTGCGCCTTGCGCGACCGTCGCGTGGCGCTCGACGACGCACACGCGATGGCCGGCCGCGCGCAACTGGTAGGCGGTGGCGATGCCGGCGATGCCGCCGCCGATGACGATTACATCCATGTTCGATTCGATGCCGGGCGCCGCATACGGCCCGATTGAGGATCTTGCGTGGCGGGCCGTGCGCGGCCCGGTGAAGCGCGCATGATAGCGCCAAATGAAGCGCGCCGGCCGATGCGGCGTGCGCGGGCGGCCGTTCGGCGGGCGACTTCCGGGTATAATTACGGCCTTCCTTACGCCCCACGTCGCCAGCTTGCGCGACTCATCGACGTCAGTCCAGCCCATGGCTCACTTCTCGTGTTTTCCCGGTGCTTCGGCGCTTTCCGATTTCCGTCAAACCCGCCTGCTCGACGCGCTCAAGCAAATCGACGGCGACATCGTCGCGGTTCGCGGCCAGTATCTGCATTTCGTCAACGCACATGAGCCGCTCACCGCGGACGACGACGCGCGCATCGGCGCGCTGATGCACTACGGCGCGCCGTTCGAGCCCGCCGCGGAGAAGGGCGCGACCGAGACCTTCGTCGTGCTGCCGCGCTTCGGCACCGTGTCGCCGTGGGCGAGCAAGGCGACCGACATCGCGCAGCACTGCGGCCTCGCGCGCGTGCGCCGGATCGAGCGCGGCATCGAGTTCACGGTGACGCTGAAGGCGGGCCTCCTCGGCGTCGGCGCGAAGAAGGCGCTCGCCGCCGACGCGCGCGCGGCGGTCGCGGCCGCGCTGCACGACCGGATGACCGAGAGCGTCGTCGCGTCGCGCGACGACGCGCGGCACCTGTTCGACGAACTGCCGGCGAAGCCGCTCGCGACGGTCGACGTGCTCGCCCGCGGCCGCGCCGCGCTCGAGCGCGCGAACGTCGAGCTCGGCCTCGCGCTCGCCGACGACGAGATCGACTACCTCGTCGACGCGTTCAAGAAGCTCGAGCGCAACCCGACCGACGTCGAGCTGATGATGTTCGCGCAGGCGAACAGCGAGCACTGCCGTCACAAGATCTTCAACGCGCAGTGGACGATCGACGGCGAAGCGCAGGACATGTCGCTTTTCGCGATGATCCGCAACACCGAGAAGATGAGCCCGCAAGGCACGATCGTCGCCTATTCGGACAACTCGTCGATCATGATGGGCGCGCAGGCGGAGCGCTGGTTCCCGCGCGGCGCGAACGGCTCGAATGGGCCCGCCAATACGCCCGCCAATGCGCCTGCCGAGCGCTACGGCCGCCATACCGAACTCACGCACACGCTGATGAAGGTGGAGACACACAACCACCCGACCGCGATCTCGCCGTTCCCGGGCGCCGCGACGGGCGCGGGCGGCGAGATCCGCGACGAAGGCGCGACGGGCCGCGGCGCGCGGCCGAAGGCGGGCCTGACGGGCTTCACGGTGTCGAACCTCGATCTGCCGGGCGCGCGCGAATCGTGGGAAAACGCGCGCGACGCCGCGCGGCCGGCAGGCGCGCGCGACGCGCACGAGCCGCACGCGCCGTACGGCCGCCCGGACCGGATCGCGTCACCGCTGTCGATCATGATCGACGGCCCGCTCGGCGGCGCCGCGTTCAACAACGAATTCGGCCGGCCGAACCTGGGCGGCTACTTCCGCGTGTACGAGCAGAACGTCGGCGGCCAGGTGCGCGGCTATCACAAGCCGATCATGATCGCGGGCGGCATCGGCAACATCTCGGACGCGCACACGCACAAGCACGACGTGCCGGCAGGCTCCTTGCTGATCCAGATCGGCGGCCCCGGCATGCGGATCGGCATGGGCGGCGGCGCGGCGAGCTCGATGGCCACGGGCGCGAACACGGCCGAGCTCGATTTCGATTCCGTCCAGCGCGGCAACCCGGAAATCGAGCGCCGCGCGCAGGAAGTGATCAACGGCTGCTGGCAGCTCGGCGATCAAAACCCGATCCTCAGCATTCACGACGTCGGCGCGGGCGGCCTGTCCAACGCGTTCCCCGAGATCGTCGACGGCGCGGGCAAGGGCGCGCGCTTCGAGCTGCGCAAGGTCGCGCTCGAGGAGTCGGGGCTGTCGCCGCGCGAGATCTGGTCGAACGAGGCGCAGGAGCGCTACGTGCTGGCGATTTCGCCCGCCGATCTGCCGCGCTTCGAGGCGATCTGCGCGCGCGAGCGCTGTCCGTTCTCGGTCGTCGGCGTCGCCACCGACGAGCGCCGGCTTCAGCTCGTCGACGACGAGGCGACGGGCGCGGCCGGGCATCCGGTCGACATGCCGATGGACGTGCTGCTCGGCAAGCCGCCGCGCATGCACCGCGACGTGAAGCGCGTCGCCGTCGAGCGCGCGGGCGTCGACGTGACGGGCCTCTCGTTCGCCGACGTCGCGCGCGACGTGCTCAGGCACCCGAGCGTCGCGAGCAAGTCGTTCCTCATCACGATCGGCGACCGCACGGTCGGCGGCACGTCGGTGCGCGACCAGATGGTCGGCCCGTGGCAGGTGCCCGTCGCCGATTGCGCGATCACCGCGCTCGACTACGCGGGCTTCGCGGGCGAGGCGATGACGATGGCCGAGCGCACGCCGCTCGCCGTGATCGACGCGCCAGCGTCGGGCCGGATGGCGGTCGGCGAGGCGATCACGAACATCGCGGCCGCGCCGATCGCGTCGCTCGACAAGCTGAAGCTGTCCGCGAACTGGATGGCTGCGTGCGGCACCGAAGGCGAGGACGCGAAGCTCTTCGACACCGTGAAGGCGATCGGCATGGAGCTGTGCCCGGCGCTCGGCATCGGCATCCCGGTCGGCAAGGATTCGCTGTCGATGAAGACGAAGTGGGACGACAACGGCGTCGCGAAGGAAGTCGTCGCGCCGGTGTCGCTGATCATCTCGGCGTTCGCGCCCGTCGAGGACGTGCGCCGCCATCTGACGCCGCAACTGCGCCGCGTCGCCGACGTCGGCGCGAGCGTGCTGATCGCGATCGATCTCGGCCGCGGCAAGCATCGCTTGGGCGGCAGCATTCTCGCGCAGGTCACGCAGCAGGTGGGCGACGAAACGCCCGACGTCGACGATCCGGAGGACCTGAAGCGCTTCTTCGCGGCGATCCAGTCGCTGAACGCGCGGAATAAGCTGCTCGCATACCACGACCGCTCGGACGGCGGTCTGTGGGCGGCCGTCTGCGAAATGGCGTTCGCGGGGCACGCGGGCGTGTCGCTGAACGTCGACATGCTGACGCTCGATGCGCAGCACGAATCCGATTACGGCGACGCGAAGGACTGGGCGAAGCAGACGAGCGGCCGCCGCGAGGATCGCACGATCCGCGCGCTTTTCTCCGAGGAGCTCGGCGCGGTCGTCCAGGTGCGCGCGGCGGACCGCGACGCGGTGCTCGGCGCGCTGCGCGAGCATGGCCTGTCCGCGTGCTCGCACGTGATCGGCGCGGTCAACGAGACCGATGCGATCGAGGTGTACCGCGACGCGAAGAAGATTTACGAAGCGCCGCGCGTCGAACTGCAGCGCGCGTGGAGCGAGGTGAGCTGGCGCATCGCGCGGCTGCGCGACAATCCGGCGTGCGCGGACGCGGAGTACGACGCGGTTCTCGACGCCGGCGATCCGGGCCTCGCGCCGGTGCTGACGTTCGATCCGGCGGAGGATATCGCCGCGCCGTTCATTGCGACCGCGGCGGGTGCGCGGCCGCGCGTCGCGATCCTGCGCGAGCAGGGCGTGAATTCGCATCTCGAAACCGCCTATGCGTTCGACCGCGCGGGCTTCGACGCGCACGACGTCCACATGAGCGACCTGCTCGCCGGCCGCGCGACGCTCGCCGATTTCGCGGGCGCGGTAGCGTGCGGCGGCTTCTCGTACGGCGACGTGCTGGGCGCGGGCGAGGGCTGGGCGAAGACGATCCGCTTCAACGACAGGCTCGCCGACATGTTCGCCGCGTTCTTCGCGCGCCCCGACACGTTCGCGCTCGGCATCTGCAACGGCTGCCAGATGATGTCGAGCCTCGCGTCGATGATTCCGGGCGCGGATGCATGGCCGAAGTTCACGCGCAACAAGTCCGAGCAGTTCGAGGCGCGCTTGTCGTTCGTCGAGGTGCAGAGCTCGCCGTCGATCTTCTTCGCCGGCATGGAAGGCTCACGGATTCCGGTTGCGGTCGCGCATGGCGAAGGCTACGCGGACTTCTCGCAGCAGGGCGATCAGAGCCGCGTCGCGGTCGCGATGCGCTATGTCGATCATCGCGGCGGCGCGACCGAGCGCTATCCGTTCAACCCGAACGGCTCGCCCGCGGGCATCACGTCGGTGACCACGGCGGACGGCCGCTTCACGGTGCTGATGCCGCACATGGAGCGCGTCCATCGCACGGTGACGATGAGCTGGCATCCGGAAGGCTGGGGCGAGGCGAGCCCGTGGCTGCGCGTGTTCCGCAACGCGCGCCGCTGGATCGGCTAAGCGGCGGCCCGCGCCGCGCGCATTGCCGCCGGCGCTTCGCTTTTTGCGGCAAACAAAAAACCGCTCGGGGGAGCGGTTTTTTTGCAATGCATGGCCGCGCGCGATGCGCGGCGCCGAGGCCGGCGAGCGTTACTGGATCTTCGCCTGCTGGCGCAGGCCTTCCTCGAATGTCTGCAGTTTCTGCTGGACCATCTGCTGCGCGATCTGCTGCTTGACCTGCTCGAACGGCGGCGGCGTGATGCTGCGGACGTCGTCGACGCGGATGATGTGCCAGCCGAACTGCGTCTTCACCGGCGCGTCCGTCATCTGGCCTTTCTGCAACTGCTGCGCGGCCGCCGCGAACTCCGGCACGTACGCCTTCGGATCGGACCAGTCGAGATCGCCGCCGTTCTTCGCCGAGCCCGGGTCCTTCGAGAATTGCTTCGCGAGATCCTCGAACTTCGCGCCGCCCTTGATCTTCGCGATCAGGTCCTTCGCCTGCTGCTCGTTGTCGACGAGGATATGGTGCAGGTGATATTCGCGGCCCCCGGCGTTCTTCACGAGCTCGTCGTAGCGCGCCTTCAGCTCGGCGTCGCTCGGCTGGTTCTTCTTCAGGAAATCCTCGATCAGCGCGCGCAGCACAGCGGTCTGCTGCGCGACGACGATCTGCGCCTTCACGTCCGGGCGATTCGGAATCCCGCGCTTGATCGCTTCCTGCATCAGAATCTCGCGATTGACGAGCTCCTGGCGCACCGCCTGCTCGAGCTGCGGCGTGTCCTGCTGACCTTGCTGGACGAGCTGCGCGATCATCGCGTCTGCGCGCGATTTCGGAATCGGCGTGCCGTTCACGACGGCGATGTTCTGGGCGAAAGCGGGAGCGGCTGCGAGAGCGGTTGCCGCGGCCCACAGGCGGGGAGATTTCAGGATCATCGGGAAGTTCCTAATGAGACGG contains:
- the purL gene encoding phosphoribosylformylglycinamidine synthase, which encodes MAHFSCFPGASALSDFRQTRLLDALKQIDGDIVAVRGQYLHFVNAHEPLTADDDARIGALMHYGAPFEPAAEKGATETFVVLPRFGTVSPWASKATDIAQHCGLARVRRIERGIEFTVTLKAGLLGVGAKKALAADARAAVAAALHDRMTESVVASRDDARHLFDELPAKPLATVDVLARGRAALERANVELGLALADDEIDYLVDAFKKLERNPTDVELMMFAQANSEHCRHKIFNAQWTIDGEAQDMSLFAMIRNTEKMSPQGTIVAYSDNSSIMMGAQAERWFPRGANGSNGPANTPANAPAERYGRHTELTHTLMKVETHNHPTAISPFPGAATGAGGEIRDEGATGRGARPKAGLTGFTVSNLDLPGARESWENARDAARPAGARDAHEPHAPYGRPDRIASPLSIMIDGPLGGAAFNNEFGRPNLGGYFRVYEQNVGGQVRGYHKPIMIAGGIGNISDAHTHKHDVPAGSLLIQIGGPGMRIGMGGGAASSMATGANTAELDFDSVQRGNPEIERRAQEVINGCWQLGDQNPILSIHDVGAGGLSNAFPEIVDGAGKGARFELRKVALEESGLSPREIWSNEAQERYVLAISPADLPRFEAICARERCPFSVVGVATDERRLQLVDDEATGAAGHPVDMPMDVLLGKPPRMHRDVKRVAVERAGVDVTGLSFADVARDVLRHPSVASKSFLITIGDRTVGGTSVRDQMVGPWQVPVADCAITALDYAGFAGEAMTMAERTPLAVIDAPASGRMAVGEAITNIAAAPIASLDKLKLSANWMAACGTEGEDAKLFDTVKAIGMELCPALGIGIPVGKDSLSMKTKWDDNGVAKEVVAPVSLIISAFAPVEDVRRHLTPQLRRVADVGASVLIAIDLGRGKHRLGGSILAQVTQQVGDETPDVDDPEDLKRFFAAIQSLNARNKLLAYHDRSDGGLWAAVCEMAFAGHAGVSLNVDMLTLDAQHESDYGDAKDWAKQTSGRREDRTIRALFSEELGAVVQVRAADRDAVLGALREHGLSACSHVIGAVNETDAIEVYRDAKKIYEAPRVELQRAWSEVSWRIARLRDNPACADAEYDAVLDAGDPGLAPVLTFDPAEDIAAPFIATAAGARPRVAILREQGVNSHLETAYAFDRAGFDAHDVHMSDLLAGRATLADFAGAVACGGFSYGDVLGAGEGWAKTIRFNDRLADMFAAFFARPDTFALGICNGCQMMSSLASMIPGADAWPKFTRNKSEQFEARLSFVEVQSSPSIFFAGMEGSRIPVAVAHGEGYADFSQQGDQSRVAVAMRYVDHRGGATERYPFNPNGSPAGITSVTTADGRFTVLMPHMERVHRTVTMSWHPEGWGEASPWLRVFRNARRWIG
- a CDS encoding peptidylprolyl isomerase, which gives rise to MILKSPRLWAAATALAAAPAFAQNIAVVNGTPIPKSRADAMIAQLVQQGQQDTPQLEQAVRQELVNREILMQEAIKRGIPNRPDVKAQIVVAQQTAVLRALIEDFLKKNQPSDAELKARYDELVKNAGGREYHLHHILVDNEQQAKDLIAKIKGGAKFEDLAKQFSKDPGSAKNGGDLDWSDPKAYVPEFAAAAQQLQKGQMTDAPVKTQFGWHIIRVDDVRSITPPPFEQVKQQIAQQMVQQKLQTFEEGLRQQAKIQ